In the Glycine max cultivar Williams 82 chromosome 6, Glycine_max_v4.0, whole genome shotgun sequence genome, TGGAATCTTGCCTTTGCCCCCAAAATGGCAGGCAATgtttgatgagaaaatcagtGAAAAGccaaataaataagtaaataaaatgtcAGAGCTAAGACTTCAATTGCAGCACTTATTATTATTCATGTGAGGAGAATTCAGTGTTATACTACTTGATTCTTTATAGGAATGGAGTGCTGCAGAGGAGAAACTCGTGGCAGGATGGAGTGTATGGTACCAATTGTCCAATTCTACCAGGGCATAACTTCACTTATGTTCTTCAAGTGAAGGATCAGATAGGTAGCTACTTCTACTACCCTTCCCTTGCTTTTCACAAGGCAGCAGGAGGTTATGGTGGATTCAAAATTGCTAGTCGCCCCGGGATTCCAGTGCCTTTTCCTACTCCAGCAGGAGATTTCACCATATTGGCAGGAGACTGGTACAAGAGAAATCACACAGTAAGTTTTGCTTTCTTTGGATAAATGTTATTGGATATGTGGCTAAGTTTACAAGTAGTTTAATTCAAATCAATGTTTTAGATGTTTTCTTACTTTTCCACTTTATGCATCTCCTCACTTTAAAGGAGCTAGATCTCAACGTTATTAGTCCTTGCATTCCGTACAATGTAACTAAGAAAAAATCTACACTCTTCAAGAAATCCTACCCATGTGTGTGTTTTGGTCATGTGTCACAACAAATTATTACATGGTTCATGGTACAGAACCACCATGGTCCCAACTAATTATCATACGACATGTAATTGAGTGTTATTAACTCTTACTCATAAATTGAAAATCTTAGTTATACGTCGCGTGAAGATTGGTTGGGACAATATATACGTGATGGTCTGGGACTATGTAATAATTTCTCTGGATGTGGATTTTCTCATCTGTATAGAAGCTACTAGTTGTAGCTTTTGTGTCATTAACCATTTAACATGATTTGTTCTCTGGCAAACGTGTTTCCAAACACAGCCCTAAATCATCAGAAAACTTGTGTTGATTCATGCAGGATTTGAGGGCAATTTTGGATGGTGGAAGTGACCTTCCCTTCCCTGATGGGATTATCATCAATGGTCGTGGTTCCAATGCTTACACATTCACAGTTGATCAAggtattaaaaaaactttaagcAATTTGTTCACTTGAAAGCTGATGCCAATGCCATAGCAGAGATCTAGCTATAATAATTGGATTTTAAATTGAGGTACTTTGATTTTTGGGCAGGCAAGACATACAGATTCAGGATATCAAATGTAGGGCTCACCACTTCCATCAACTTTAGAATCCAAGGGCATAAAATGACAATTGTTGAGGTGGAAGGGACCCACACTCTCCAAAACGTTTATGACTCACTTGATGTTCATCTGGGGCAGACTTACTCTGTGTTGGTTACTGCTGATCAACCACCCCAAGACTACCTCATTGTCGTCACGACACGATTCACCTCCCAAGTGTTGAATGCTACCTCCATTTTTCGTTACAGTAACTCTGGTGGAGGTGTTACTGGCCTTTTCCCTTGGGGGCCAACTATTCAAGTTGATTGGTCTTTAAACCAAGCTCGCTCTCTTAGGTATTTACTTAGATTCACATTTTTCATGTTGTTCTTCATTAGCTAGCTATATGCTATTTGCTGATAATTTTGTATGCAATTTTCCTCAGGACCAAATTGATGCAGTTCCTTAGGTGTTTTTACTTTTAGCTTTGTTATCCAATCAGAATTAGAGTTTCACTTCGGTGATCTGCATAATAAAGGTTTGTTTAAAAAATCAGCATAGGTTACCAAGGTGAAACTATAATTTAGACGGGAGAACAACACCAAAAGTATCTCTATAATCCTTATTGATCCTTTAGAATTATAAAAACTGAGATATGACATAAATTAGTTCGACCACAGTTATACTAATATTGTATTTGAGATCTAATGAACATATTCCATAGTGAAGAACTAAAGTGATATAACAAGGTTATGTGAATTTATACTGCAAATTTTTTGTTATCTTGTCTCTGATACCATGCTTACATACaacatgtaattaattaaatcaggAGGAATCTGACAGCAAGTGGGCCAAGACCTAATCCACAAGGATCATACCATTATGGTTTGATAAACACAACTCGTACAATTAGACTTCAAAATTCTGGTCCAGTTATCAATGGCAAACAGAGATATGCTGTCAATAGTGTGTCCTTCATACCTGCTGATACACCACTTAAACTGGCTGATTACTACAAGATCCAAGGGGTGTTCTCCCTTGGAAGTATCCCTGACTACCCCACTGGTAGTGGTGGCTACCTTCAAACTTCTGTCATGGAAGCCGATTTCCGAGGCTTTATAGAGGTTGTGTTTGAGAACACTGAAGACACTGTGGAGTCATGGCACGTTGATGGCCACAGCTTCTTTGTAGTAGGGTAAGATCACCTAACTCATTCCTTTCTGCTGCAAATTTGATACCAAACTGCATTGTATTACAGCCTTTTGATTCTACTAGCTTTCTGATTAGCTAGTTAATTACATGTTTAGTTAGTTACTAGTTCAATAAGCTTTATAAATGATGCATGTAGCACACtcatttatatcttttttaattcaattaatacGATGATTTACTTCTATGGAACTCTTTGTATTCTTTGAGATCTATGATCTTTGGCCTCATCAACTTGGAATTACATGTATCTGTCGAAATTCTGACCATGAGTtctatctttgttttcttcctttgAACTTACAAATATACACATTTTTGTCATACTAATTCAACATTATAATAATATGCCCTATTCATTGTAATGAGCAGAATGGATGGAGGGCAATGGTCATCAGCAAGCAggctaaattacaatttaagaGATACAGTTTCTCGTTCCACAGTTCAGGTAATCAACTTTGTTATCCCTTGTGATATAATATAACTCTTAACGTGGTTCTCTTTAGAGTTTAAAATCAATGCACAGATAATATAAAAGgcttttgctttttataccgATGACCAatcaaaaattatgttaaaaataacttttaaggtaattatcttgataaaattatcatataagatAATTTCTGATTGATTGATAAATTCTTTGCAGTGTCGGTGATTGATTGATAAATTCTTTGCAGTGTCGGTGCATGTGCATGAATTATTTAGTTAGATGCCATGTCGGTttcatttacattattattgttcagatattgaaAAGTATTATTTGGTTTTGACAGGTGTATCCCAAGTCATGGACTGCAATTTACATGCCTTTGGATAATGTGGGAATGTGGAATGTGAGGTCTGAGAATTGGGTTCATCAGTATTTGGGCCAGCAATTTTATCTTAGAGTGTATTCCCCTGCAAATTCATGGAGAGATGAGTACCCAATTCCAAGCAATGCTATTCGGTGTGGCAAGGCTGTGGGACACTACTAATGCCACCACCAAACCAACATTGGGATTTTTATTTGAACAGTGTCATTCATTTCCATTCATGGCTTAACTCAAGCctcttctcttgttctcttgtACCATTATTCATGTTATGATGCCATAGATTATTATAGAGTTATTGATTTCTCCTGTCCTCTTCCTCCTCTCATCTTCGTGTTATGTCCAAATTCAGCTATATATAAGATCATCTGTGTTTGGATTATGATATTCTTCTtatttaaactatttatttatttaaataggtTCAAGGGACCTGATGTTAATGTGCCATGGAAATAATgagattgttattattattgttgtttgttGTCGGTGTAGTAGTTTAGTTGTTTCATTAATTTAGTATTTGTTTGTTAGTgtgtttttttgaaaagaaaaaaaagaaaaagttcctTTAATTtctgatattaaaaaaaattgtagaattGCACTCAATTCATCCTCCTACGTACAAACATGTTAATGCATACTTACCAAatattcaacaatataatactCAACTCTGGGTTTGTTCATACATGTAAACATTCTAACGAATTTAAAAAAGCAAGACAATTATAAGCATTTATAATCTTGAAATCATGAAATCATCAAAGTAACTTCAGAATTGATGGAGCGAGGTTAATTATCTAAATTATGCGGATCCACCATAACCTCCTAAGTATATATgccaataaat is a window encoding:
- the LOC100797670 gene encoding L-ascorbate oxidase homolog, which codes for MGCSVRVCCVLFLVLLVACVRGEDPYRFYTWNVTYGDIYPLGVKQQGILINWQFPGPQIEAVTNDNLIINVYNSLDEPFLLSWNGVLQRRNSWQDGVYGTNCPILPGHNFTYVLQVKDQIGSYFYYPSLAFHKAAGGYGGFKIASRPGIPVPFPTPAGDFTILAGDWYKRNHTDLRAILDGGSDLPFPDGIIINGRGSNAYTFTVDQGKTYRFRISNVGLTTSINFRIQGHKMTIVEVEGTHTLQNVYDSLDVHLGQTYSVLVTADQPPQDYLIVVTTRFTSQVLNATSIFRYSNSGGGVTGLFPWGPTIQVDWSLNQARSLRRNLTASGPRPNPQGSYHYGLINTTRTIRLQNSGPVINGKQRYAVNSVSFIPADTPLKLADYYKIQGVFSLGSIPDYPTGSGGYLQTSVMEADFRGFIEVVFENTEDTVESWHVDGHSFFVVGMDGGQWSSASRLNYNLRDTVSRSTVQVYPKSWTAIYMPLDNVGMWNVRSENWVHQYLGQQFYLRVYSPANSWRDEYPIPSNAIRCGKAVGHY